The following are from one region of the Kineosporia sp. NBRC 101731 genome:
- a CDS encoding LacI family DNA-binding transcriptional regulator, which yields MPTLDEVARAAGVSKMTVSNVLNGRRGRVSPTTAARVLEVVERLGYVRSATARSLSAQRSNIVALAFPGRGGREAGDVVPLTNPHDSLFLSEVEAHITRAGLYLMVHSVNSVEATAQNLRSWNVDGAIFLGTRADEVAALHAAYPAPMVFVDNHGASPRINNVGIEDRLGGQLAGRRLLVAGHRRIGFVGPRFDRPGVVRERYAGFVQALAEAGLSPRPEHVVRCDAGFDAAVAAAQRVLAAPERPTAVFATADVIAAGLLKGFARAGVSVPAQMSIIGFDGLEIGRHVTPEITTLRQDIPGKARAAVEVLLAQLSGWPTVRSERRVLGVTLVERESVGPPPGHIPDLYR from the coding sequence ATGCCGACACTGGACGAGGTGGCCCGCGCGGCGGGCGTCTCGAAGATGACCGTGTCCAACGTGCTGAACGGGCGCCGCGGGCGGGTCTCCCCCACCACCGCGGCCCGGGTGCTGGAGGTCGTCGAGCGGCTCGGGTACGTCCGCAGTGCCACCGCCCGGTCGCTGAGCGCCCAGCGCTCGAACATCGTGGCCCTGGCCTTCCCGGGGCGGGGCGGGCGCGAGGCCGGCGACGTCGTGCCGCTCACCAACCCGCACGACTCGCTGTTCCTCAGCGAGGTCGAGGCGCACATCACCCGGGCCGGGCTCTACCTCATGGTGCACTCGGTCAACAGCGTCGAGGCCACCGCCCAGAACCTGCGCTCGTGGAACGTCGACGGCGCGATCTTCCTGGGCACCCGGGCCGACGAGGTCGCGGCCCTGCACGCCGCCTACCCGGCGCCGATGGTCTTCGTCGACAACCACGGCGCATCGCCCCGCATCAACAATGTCGGCATCGAGGACCGGCTGGGCGGGCAGCTCGCCGGCCGCCGCCTGCTGGTGGCCGGGCACCGGCGCATCGGCTTCGTCGGGCCCCGGTTCGACCGGCCCGGCGTGGTGCGCGAGCGCTACGCGGGCTTCGTCCAGGCCCTGGCCGAGGCCGGGCTGAGTCCCCGGCCCGAGCACGTGGTGCGCTGCGACGCCGGTTTCGATGCGGCCGTCGCCGCGGCGCAGCGGGTGCTGGCGGCGCCGGAGCGGCCCACGGCGGTCTTCGCCACCGCCGACGTCATCGCGGCGGGCCTGCTCAAGGGCTTCGCCCGGGCCGGGGTGAGCGTGCCGGCCCAGATGTCGATCATCGGGTTCGACGGTCTGGAGATCGGCCGTCATGTGACCCCCGAGATCACCACCTTGCGCCAGGACATCCCCGGCAAGGCCCGGGCGGCCGTGGAGGTGCTGCTCGCCCAGTTGTCGGGGTGGCCCACCGTGCGTTCCGAGCGCCGCGTCCTGGGGGTCACCCTGGTCGAGCGCGAGTCTGTCGGGCCCCCGCCGGGACACATCCCCGACCTTTACCGGTAA
- a CDS encoding alpha-amylase family protein → MTSRGRRPGRGRTVTIAGATAVLVVGVSATAVQAWPRSAEGHHRGRGVSATTTPTATPTATPTSTTSASPAQTTATTTATPATTTAAPTASSSAGTAATGGGTATRGDVIANLFEWNWTSVSSECTDVLGPAGYGGVQVAPPQTSIKLSGSHPWYEVYQPAGYGLESRMGSEAQFKAMVTACRKAGVKVYVDAVINHMAGSGGTSYGGGTFDKYTYAGLYTKDDFHHQGTECNTSDGKINDYENATQVNFCELVGLSDLKTESTYVRGAIDGYLNRLIGFGVSGFRVDAGKHIAKADLLAIIAGLNTTADGEKPYVALEVTGGSGDLSPAAFTEVANVLTWGPPAQLKKAFNGKIATLKSFGESSGLPASAKSLTFVQNHDTERDASSLTYKDGDTDRLATQYLLAGGYGRAQVYASFTYSQSGDSPPSDAAGKISNTNCSDGRWNCLDRDKGVKGMIAFRNAVGTAKQANWYDDGASLIAFSRGAKGWTALNNGSSAKTQTIQTGLAAGKYCDLITGGTTTGTCSGTTITVGSDGKATVTVPAKGAVAITA, encoded by the coding sequence ATGACTTCCAGAGGACGGCGGCCCGGCCGGGGCCGCACCGTGACGATCGCCGGAGCCACTGCCGTTCTGGTGGTGGGTGTGTCCGCCACCGCCGTGCAGGCCTGGCCCCGCTCGGCCGAGGGCCACCACCGGGGACGGGGTGTGTCGGCGACCACCACCCCCACCGCCACACCCACCGCCACCCCCACGTCGACGACATCGGCGTCCCCTGCTCAGACGACGGCGACCACCACCGCCACCCCAGCGACGACGACGGCGGCCCCGACCGCCTCGTCCTCCGCGGGCACCGCAGCGACCGGCGGTGGCACGGCCACCCGGGGCGACGTGATCGCGAACCTGTTCGAGTGGAACTGGACGTCGGTCTCGAGCGAGTGCACCGACGTGCTCGGCCCGGCCGGGTACGGCGGCGTGCAGGTGGCGCCGCCGCAGACGTCGATCAAGCTCAGCGGCAGCCACCCGTGGTACGAGGTGTACCAGCCCGCCGGGTACGGCCTGGAGAGCCGGATGGGCAGTGAGGCCCAGTTCAAGGCGATGGTGACGGCCTGCCGCAAGGCCGGTGTGAAGGTCTACGTCGACGCGGTGATCAACCACATGGCCGGCAGCGGCGGGACCTCCTACGGTGGTGGCACGTTCGACAAGTACACCTACGCGGGTCTGTACACCAAGGACGACTTCCACCACCAGGGCACCGAGTGCAACACCTCCGACGGCAAGATCAACGACTACGAGAACGCCACCCAGGTCAACTTCTGCGAGCTGGTCGGGCTGTCCGACCTGAAGACCGAAAGCACCTACGTGCGGGGCGCGATCGACGGCTATCTGAACCGGCTGATCGGTTTCGGCGTCTCGGGATTCCGGGTGGACGCCGGCAAGCACATCGCCAAGGCCGACCTGTTGGCGATCATCGCCGGCCTGAACACCACCGCCGACGGTGAGAAGCCCTACGTGGCGCTGGAAGTGACCGGTGGTAGCGGTGACCTGTCACCGGCGGCCTTCACCGAGGTCGCGAACGTGCTCACCTGGGGCCCGCCCGCGCAGCTGAAGAAGGCCTTCAACGGCAAGATCGCGACCCTGAAATCCTTCGGTGAGAGCAGCGGCCTGCCGGCCTCGGCCAAGTCGCTGACCTTCGTGCAGAACCACGACACCGAGCGCGACGCCAGCTCGCTGACCTACAAGGACGGCGACACCGACCGGCTCGCCACCCAGTACCTGCTGGCCGGCGGCTACGGCCGGGCCCAGGTGTACGCGTCGTTCACCTACAGCCAGAGCGGCGACTCCCCGCCGTCCGACGCGGCCGGGAAGATCAGCAACACCAACTGCTCCGACGGCCGGTGGAACTGCCTGGACCGGGACAAGGGCGTGAAGGGCATGATCGCCTTCCGCAACGCGGTCGGCACCGCCAAGCAGGCCAACTGGTACGACGACGGCGCCAGCCTGATCGCCTTCTCCCGCGGCGCCAAGGGCTGGACCGCCCTGAACAACGGCTCCTCGGCCAAGACCCAGACGATCCAGACCGGTCTGGCCGCCGGGAAGTACTGCGACCTGATCACCGGCGGCACCACCACCGGCACGTGCTCGGGCACCACGATCACCGTCGGCTCCGACGGCAAGGCCACGGTGACCGTGCCGGCCAAGGGCGCCGTGGCGATCACCGCCTGA